GTATGGGTAAGCTCCATCGCTCGCAAATAATTATCCACCCTTTTCACCCTGACAAAATTCAGGAGTTCCGTCTGTACCTTGTCCGCCGGAATGTATCCGATGATGATCAATCTTGGAAAGAGGGATTTTTTCAAAAGATTGATAAAGTCGCCGAAACTGTCCACGCGATCAATAAATCCTTCGTAAGCTCCTCCACCTAGGTTCATAATCTGGGTCACTATGTCCATGGTAAAGGAGACCCCCTCCGCGGAAGTCATATCCGAGATGATGACGATCCCTTCGTCAGGCTGGAAGGTTTTGAATTCTACCGAACCCTTAAAATGGCGACGCAGTAACTTTGCCGTTGAGATGTCTATCTCTGCGGCCTTAGGTACCAGGATCTTTCCCGTGGAGTCCGCAATCGGCTCTCGGGTAATAAGGTATCTTTTTTTGGCGGCGTTTTGGTTCATCACGCGAAACGCCTTCACTTTCTCCTCAAGTTCATCTAGGTTGCAATACCCGATTTTGAGGACGTTTTCTCTAGCACGCTTTTTTAATTCAATATCTTCCATACGAATTGTCTGGCAAGACCGGCCGTGAGGAACCAGAATACGGATGCTTCCGAATTCTGCGATAATTTACCGGCCGCTCATGGACAGTATACTAAAAAAAACGATCCTGAAAAGCCTAGTTTTTGGTCTCTCCAAAAAGGCTTGTCCTCCACGGGGCACTTTTCTGAATGGAAACAAGAATGAAACCGTCGGAAAAATGGAAAAGGGAATATTCCGGAACACCGACGTTAGTTCGGTTCGCACGATTCCTACTCTTATTCTGCGTCCTTTCCTCCTGCCAATCCGTCGAATTCGTCCCGGATGTCGCGTATCGCGAAGATTTGATTCGGACCCACAAACAGTCCTGGCAAGAGATCGAAATATTAAAGCAAGCTCCCCGCAATAAAAGTTACGAGGTGTTCGGTCGTATCCTGCTTCGGAATTTCGGAGACGGAAAAGTGGAAAAATACTATTTCGACAAGATCAAAAAGGAGCTTTTCGACAGGGGAATGGATGGGATGTTTTATTCCGGAAAGGGATTGGTTCCGGTTCCTGCCACGGTTTTCATGAGCGGGACCTCCGCAGGCTATTCCACAAACGTAGTGGAACTTCCGCAATCCGCAAAAGTATTGGAAGGTATCGCGTTTCGGTACAAGGAATCCGACGGGGATGGCAAAACGTCTAGATAGCGAAATCAAAGTAGTTTCCAACGGAGATTGGATTTTTCGAGGAATGAAAATAGAACACCGGGAAGTTCTAGCGTACTTCCGAAAAAATCTAAAGGAAGGGCCCGACGGAGTGTATATCGACAACCGTTACGGGGATTTATCCGAAAACGGTTATCTACTTTTGGAAGGCTACCCTCTGAATCTGATCCGAGTGGGAGAAGAGAACGGCGAACTCCTTTTTTTCAGCGACGCGGGAGAAGAATGGAAACTCTCCGAATTGGATCTGATAGCGGATCGGGAAGGAACGCTCATCGCGAAAAGAAAGGGAAACAGACTCTTAAAATACAGGATCGCCAGAAACGTGGCCGCCGATTTGTCCCGTTTTTTGGAAGAGACCGATCAGGGTCTCGTATTGCGTACGAAAACCGCCACCATCCAATTGCCCGAGACGGAAGAAGGTCCGGAAGTTCCCCTTCCGCCCGAGTTTAGGAGTTAGGAGTCGACGAGTCTTAAATTCCGGTATTCAATTCTTCGCGAAGACGTTTCGCTTCCTCGAAATCCGGTTTTATTACGATAGCCTTATGGAGATACTGGAGAGATCTCTCCGGTCGATTCCAAATCTTGTATAGAGTCGCCAGGTTAAAGAGAGAGATATGCGGAGCGTCGTTTAAAATACAACGCAACGATTTCTTTAGCCAATAAACCGATTCCCGTTCCCTGCCCATTCTGAGTAGAAGGATACCGATCTCGTTGCAAGGATTTCCGTATTCCGAATTGATCTCCACCGATCGGTAAAAATAATACAAACCTCTCTGCCAGTTAGCCCTTTGATTTTCGATCAAACCTAAAAAGAAATAGGCCTCGTGATCTTCCTTATGTTCTAAAAACGATTTTAACAGGAATTCGGACCGATCAATGTCTCCGGCTTTGTAAAAGAATTTTGCGGCTTCAAGCGCATCATTAGGCGTCAGGTTTTCCAAATATCTACCCGTTTTTCTTTTATTTTCGGACGCCTGACTCGGGAGCTTAATTGCGTTTTCCGTGGACGGCCTCTTTCCCGACGATCTGAAGCAGACTGCGGGCAATTCCGTTTCCGTCCAATCCGTATTGCAATAGGATCTCTTTTCTTTCTCCATGATGGATGGGCTCGGAGGGAAAGCCGAAGGTTTTTAAGAATCGTCCTAGACATTCCGGAGAAATCCGATTCAACAAGTATCCCGACGCCCCTCCGTCGATATAACTTTCGTCCAAGATCGCAAAATGACCTACTTTAGATAGTTCTTCGTCCAGCGCTTCTTTGCCCAAAGGTCTCAGCCAAACCAAGTCGATGAGAGTAACGGATAGCCCTTCTCCCTCCAAAATCGCCGCAGCTTTTTTGGCCTCCTCCAATAGGGAGCCTACGGACAATAGGGCGATATCCGTTCCGCGCTGCAATACCCGAAAGGTTCCAGGCTTCAAATCCGCAGAAGAGGAAAAATTCAAATCTGAGGTATCTACGCTCGCTTTCGGAAACCGGATCGCGATCGGCGACTTGTCGTAGGTTTCCATAAACCTTAATGAATCCACGAGATCCTGGCCGGAAGAAGGAACGAATACGTCCATATTCGGTAAGGAAAGCAGATAAGAAAGATCGAAAAGACCTTGGTGAGTCTCTCCGTCGGGTCCCACACAACCGGCGCGGTCAATTACAAACCTCACAGGAAGGTTCATCAGGGAAACGTCCTCGACGAGTTGGTCCATGGCCCTGGTTAAAAACGTGGAATAAATGCACATGTACGGAACGATATCCCCGTTCGTCATCGCTCCGGCAAAAGCGACGGAGTGTTGCTCCGCGATCCCTACGTCGAATACATGGTCCGGAAATCGATTCACATATTCCCCTAGACCGGATCCCTCGATCATGGCCGGAGTGATCGCGGCGATTTTCGGATTCTTTTCGGTAAGTTGCGTGAGAACTTTTCCGACGATCTTCGAGTAGGAAATCTTGGAATCGTCCCCCGATTCCATCGCGCCGTCCTCCTTGCGGAAAGGGGTGACGCCGTGGTATTTGATCGGATCCTTTTCCGCAGGGACGTAGCCTTTTCCTTTTTGGGTGATCACGTGAAATAGGATGGGGCCCTTCATGCTTTTGATCTTTTTAAGCATGGTCACAAGACGGATCACATCGTGGCCGTCTTCCGGGCCGATATAGACGAATCCTAAATCCTCGAATAATCCTCCGGGTGTGAATACGTCCTTGAAACCTTTTTCTACGCGCCTAAAGAAACTTTCCATTGCAGGCCCCACGATGGGGAGCCATTTTAGAAAAGTATAAAATATCCTTTTCCAATTCAGATAAAAATGCGAACTGATGATATTGTTCAGATAATTCGAAATGGATCCTACGTTCTTGGAGATGGACATATAATTGTCGTTCAAAACGACGATCAGGTCCTTTTTCAAATGTCCCGCGTGGTTCATGGCTTCCAGCGCCATCCCGGTCGCAATGGAAGCGTCCCCGATAATCCCGACCACGTTGTAGGATTTTCCGGTAAGGTCCCGTGCTACGGCCTCCCCTAACGCCTGGGAGATGGACGTTCCCGCGTGCCCAGTATTATAGAGATCGTAAATCGATTCCTCTCTTTTCGGGAACCCGGAAAGTCCTTTGAACTTACGGACCGTGGAAAGTTTCTCTTTTCTTCCGGTAAGGATTTTATGAGGATAAGTCTGGTGACCCACGTCCCAGATCAACCGGTCGGTGGGGGTATCGAACACGTAATGCAATGCGACGGTCAGCTCCACGACGCCTAGATTGCTCGCAAAGTGACCGCCTACTCCGGACAAAGTGTCTATGATGTAATTTCTAACCTCGGCACAAAGTCGAGGCAACTCCTCCGGAGGCAATTTTCTAAGGTCCGCGGGAATACGGATACCTTCGAGATTGGATTGTTCTTGTTGCATGAATTCCGTCGTTTAACGGTCATCAGGACTGCTCCGCTCCGGAAAGGGGTCTGCGTAACAATTTGAGATCCTCTTCGTTCACCAGATCGATCAGTTCGTAGATCCGTACAGGTTTCGTTTTTCCCTTAACCTTTACCAAATCCAACTCCCTGGCGATTACACGGTCCTTGACCTTTTCATATGTATATTCTGAGATGATGATATTGGTCGCGTATTCCTTGTTGGACCCTTCCAGGCGTGAACCTAGATTGATCGTATCCCCCATGCAGGTATAGTCCATACGGTGGGAACTCCCCATATTTCCTACGACCGCCGGCCCGGAATTCAATCCGATCCCTATATCCATCACGGGAAGATCCCGGCTTTTCCACTCTTCCTTCAAGACCGCCAACCTACGCATCTGAGCGATGGAAGCGGCACAAGCGTAGTACGCGTGGTCCTCTAAAGGAACCGGAGCCCCCCAGAATGCCATAATCGCATCACCCATGTATTTATCAATCGTTCCCTTGAATTCGATAATGATCTCCGTCATTTCGGACAAATACTGGTTCAAGAATTGAACAAGTTCTTCCGGACCCATCTTTTCCGACATAGTGGTGAATCCGCGAATATCGGAAAAGAAGATGGTAATGTCCCGTTTCGAACCGCCTAGATTCAGATTATCCGGATTTTTCAGGAGTTCGTCCACCACATCTTTGGAAACGAATTTCGAGAAGGTGCTCCGGATGTATTTTACGTTCTCTTCCTCCGTTAGGATCTTATAACCTATAATCCCCACGAAAATGAACAACTGCTCCAATATCACCGAAGGAAAAATATGAACGATATTGAATTCGGTAAAATTCACCAGAGCGATGACGCTATAAACCAACGCCAAGGCGATGATGAACAAAAATCCCCACGAGGTCCTGAGTCTCGGAAGCACCAGCCCGACCAGCAATGCCATCCCGAAATAGATCAGGAAACTTCCCCATTCGGGGATCTCCAGTAGGAAATCCTGATTCAGGATCGTATTGATCGCGTGTGCGTGGTGTTCGATCCCCGACATGTCTCCGAACGGAGACAAGTGGGTATCTTTAGCGGCTCCCCTTCCGGTCGCATAATACATTGCGACCAGGAATATATTGTTCTCCACCTGTGCCGCGGCCTCTTCGTCCCACATCTGCACCACTTCGAAAAGCTCCGTGTTCCGGAAAGAGAACAAGCCCCCCGCAAAGTTGATTTCCATCTGACCGTATGCGTCGATCGGAATCGTCACTTCCCGCGTGGAATTCGGTTTTGCCATGATGTCATTCGTTTCCCGCTTCATCGTCTTAAAGTCGAAGTTCGTGATGGTCTTTTGCGGGATGTTCTTAATCTTAATGTATTTTCCCATCACGACTTCCGTATCTTTCTGAACGTCGACCCCATAGTATTTACAGGCGATGATCAGGTCTATGGAAGGGTAATACTCCGTTTCCTTAAACGGACCCGAGTTGACCAATTTGGCGACCAGAGGCATGCGCCTGTTCAACCCGCTTTCATCTTTCTTAATATTCGCAAATCCTAAACCGGCAGATCTGGATCCGACCGGTTCGATGGGAGGCTGGGGAAATTTCAGCCAGGGTTGCCCGACATCGTCCGGATCGGTTACGTTTTGTAACTTGAATTTGCTTAAAACCTCGATCCTCTTTTCCAGATTGATGATCGCTTCTTTGGACTCGAGGCTGGTCTCCATAGGATAGTCGAACATCACCCTAGGATTTCCGTCTAAAGCCTTGGCCATCTCCTCCGTCTGTCCCGGCTTGTAGTCGACGAAGAAAATATCGAACATCAGCAAGTTGGAGGTTTTCTTGAATTTATCTATGATATTTGCGTAATTCTTCCAAGGGAGAGGCCAAACCCCTTCCAATTTCTCCAAAGTATTGGTCGTGATTCCGATGATCTGGATGTCGCGACGAGCTCCGGGAGGGGGTTGGTATTTTATGTATTCGATCGTACCCGCATCGGATTCCTTCTCGCTTTTCGTAATTCCGCCTCTTGCCAGGTTGAATCTCCACGAAACGGAGGATTCCTCCAAGTCTGCAAACGGAGTAAACACCACATATAGATCGAATACCAAAAACGAAACGATAAGAGCTAGCCAGAGACTCCCGATGGCTTGCTTATCTTTAACGATTTTTTCCAGAAACTTATAAAAGAAATAAGCGGAGGAAAACAGAAGGGCCGCTCCCCCGAGAAGCACATTGAGGGCAAAAGGGGAATTCGATAGGAAGGCGTAATATAGATGGGCCAGAATCCCGATCGCCGTCAAGGATCCGAATACCAGATCCAAAATCGACGGTTTAAAGGGGGACTTAGATTCGCTCATTCTTTCCTCCGAGTGGAAACTGGAAGGATTTTGACCTCGGATCCTGATTCGTCAATTTTCTTCCAGTTCTTTGGAAAGAAAATATCGACGAAGTCCCGTTCGGATCGAAAGAAAACGGGGAAAAAATAACTCCTCGATTTTAGGAAACCGCTTCTCGCCCTCTCAAAGAGGAGGATACGGACGCGGAAAATTCGCGTAATTTTTCCACGCAGGTTTCCCGATTTCTTCCGTTTTCCTCGATGATCCTCTGGACCGCGGAACCGATGATGATTCCGTCCGCATATTCCGAAATCCGGGCGGCCTGCTCGGAGGTGGAGATTCCGAATCCCGCGCAGACAGGAAGAGAGAAGGTTTTTTTGGTAAGACGAATCCGTTCTTCCAACCCCTCGGAAACCGATTTTCTTTCCCCCGTTACCCCGTAAGAGGTTACGTAATAAACGAAGCCGGAAGCGAAATGCCGGATTCCTTTCATCCTCTCCGGTTTCGTTGCAGGAGTCACTAAATGGATCAGGTCGATTCCCCTTTTTTTGAGGGATTGAAACAATTCTTCGGATTCGATGGCGTCGTACGGAAGATCCGGAATGATCAGGCCTTGGATTCCGGAGGTTTTGGCTTTTTCGGCAAAGGTTTCGAAGCCGTAACGATAAATCGGATTGAAGTACGTTAAATACACGAGGGGCACGTGAGGGTGCTTGGAATAGATTTTTGCGGTCGTATCCAGAATTTGGTCCATCGAAAACGGATGGGCCAATGCTCTCTGAAACGCTTTTTGGATCACGGGACCATCCGCTACAGGGTCGGAAAACGGAATGCCGAGTTCCAAAATCCCTGCTCCGCCCCGGATCAAGGCATCCGCCCAATCCACACAAGATTCGTAATCCGGATCTCCCAAAGAAATGTAAGGGATGAATACGCTGGCTTTTTCGGAAAATACACTTTGGATCGCGCTCAAAGGATCTCTCCTTTTAGGATTCCGGTCAGGCGGGCGACTTCCGCTACGTCTTTATCGCCTCTTCCGGACAGACAGATCAAAATGTCCTTTTTCTTACCGAGGTCTTTTGCCAGATCTCTAGCGAAGCGGAAGGCGTGGGCCGTTTCCAGAGCGGGAATGATGCCCTCCACTCTGCAGACTTCCAGAAAGGCGTCTAACGCGTTTTCGTCGGAAACGCTTTCATAGGATACTCTGCCGGTTTCGTGAAGATACGCGTGCTCCGGCCCTACTCCGGGATAATCCAATCCCGCGGAAACGGAATGGGCGGGAAGAACTTGTCCGTTCTCGTCCTGTATCACGAGAGTCTTGGTTCCGTGCAAGAATCCGGTTTTACCGAAAAGCATGGTTGCGGAATGCTCTCCGGGAGAAGTTCCCCTCCCCCCCGCTTCCACGCCGTACAACTTCACTTTTTTGTCCTTTAAGAATTCGTAAAATATTCCGATCGCGTTCGATCCGCCTCCGACACAGGCTACGACCGCATCCGGCAATTTGTCTTCGGCCTTACGGAATTGTTTTTTGGATTCCACTCCGATAATCGCCTGGAAATCGCGGACGATCATCGGAAACGGATGCGGGCCGATCGCGGAGCCCACGATATAATGAGTGTGATCCACATTTAAGGCCCAGTCGCGCATGGCTTCGGAAGTAGCATCCTTTAACGTCGCGGTTCCTGCGGAGACCCCGACCACTTTCGCGCCCAGCATCTGCATCCGGATTTCGTTCAGTTTTTGACGCCTGAGATCCTCTTCCCCCATATACACCACGGTATCGAAGCCGAACAAAGCTCCTACCGTGGCGGTCGCTACTCCGTGTTGTCCGGCTCCCGTTTCCGCAATCACGCGTCTTTTTCCCATGGACTTCGCGATCAGTCCCTGGCCGATCGCGTTATTGATCTTGTGAGCTCCCGTATGATTCAGGTCTTCCCGCTTGAGCCAGATCCTGGCTCCGCCCCAAGCCTTGGTTAGATTTTCCGCATAGGTAAGAGGAGAAGGTCTTCCTATGTAATTTCTACGGTAATACTCCAATTCCTTTTCGAATTTTTTGCTCTTCTTAAGACGTCGGTATGCGGTTTCCAATTCGTCCAAGGCACGGGTCAGAATCTCCGGAGCATATCTTCCCCCGAATTCTCCGTAGTACCCTTCTTTTCCGGTAAAGCCTCGATCTTTTGCCATCTTTCTTTCCTGGGAAGAGATCACTCTCCCGACAAATCCTGAACCAATTCCTGGCGCAAACGTTCCACTCGGGAAATCAAATCGTCAAAACCGCTAAAAGGGAAAATCTCCTCTCGGTCCCTTTTTCGATCATAAAGGGAAATCTCTCCCGTTTCGAAGAATTTTTTGCCTACGGTGACCCGGATCGGAAAGCCGATCAATTCGGAATCCTTGAACTTAAATCCCGGCCCTAGATCTCGATCGTCCCAAAACACTTCGAAACCTTCGTCGCATAACGCGTCGTAAAATTCCTTGGACTTTGCTTCCTGCTCGGGACCCTTTCCTAAGGTCACGAGCGCCACTTCGTACGGGGCTATGCTGATCGGCCAATGGATCCCCTTTTCGTCGTTGCATTGCTCGATCACCGTCGCCATGGTTCTGTTCACTCCGATCCCATAACAACCCATGGTAAGCGTCCGAGCTTTTCCTTGTTGGTCGAGAACCTGGATTTGAAAGGCTTTGGCGTATTTGTCTCCGAGTTTGAAGATATGTCCGACTTCGATTCCTTTTTCCGCCTTCAGAGGAGTTCCGCAATCCGGGCAAGGATCTCCCTCTCGAGTCAAGGCCACGTCCAGGACTTCGGCACCGGAAGCCATTTCCTTTTCCGGAACGTAACCTACGATATGTGCATCCTCTTTTCCCGCGCCCACTACATAGGCTTCGTCCTTCCGGATCGAAGCGTCTAAAATCGTGCGAAACGGAGCCTTGGCATCGGAAGGCCCGATGTACCCGGGCACCAATCCGGCTCCGCGAAGCTCGGTTTCCGGTACCATTTCCAGGTCCGCCCATTTCAAGGCTGTCTTCAATTTGTTTTCGTTCAGCTCCAAATCTCCGCGTAGAAAAACCAGTACGGATTCCTTTCCGTTCTTGAGTGCCACCGTTTTGATCGTATCCTCCGGGCTGACTGATAGGAGTTCCGCCACTTCCTGGATGCTTTTCTTTCCCGGAGTGGGGACTTCCTTTTTCTCCTTGGGTCCTTTGGTATGGAAATCTTTGGGGAGAACGAATGGAGTTTTTTCGCTATTCGAATTATAACCGCAGTTTCCGCAGAGTAGGAGAGTTTCCTCTCCGATGGGAGAAACCACCATGAATTCCTCGGAAGCGGAGCCTCCCATAGAACCGGAATCGGCTTGGACGGGAATCGTTTTCAACCCGCAACGTTGGAAGATCTTCCGATATGCCGTCCTCATATCCTGGTAGGTCGAATCCAAGGATGCGTCGTCCAAATGAAAAGAATATGCATCTTTCATAATAAACTCTCGGGAACGTATCACGCCGAACCTAGGCCGGATCTCGTCCCGGAATTTCGTATGGATCTGGTAGACGTTGACAGGCAGATCCTTATAGGATTTTAATAAAGGTTTGAGTAGATAGGAAAAGGATTCCTCGTGCGTCGGCCCTAAGGCGTACCATTGGTCGTGCCTGTCCTTGACCCGGAACATCTCGGGTCCCATGGCGGACCAACGCCCCGATTGTTCCCAGAACTCGGAGGGAGTCAGAATCGGAAGTTCGAATTCCAGCGCACCCGTGGCGTCCATTTCTTGGCGCACGATATTCTCTATCTTCTTTAACACCCTAAGCCCCATAGGGAGGAAGAAGTAGAAACCCGAACCGGATTTGCGGACCAATCCCGCGCGAATCATCAGTCGGTGGGAAGCGACGACCGCGTCCGATGGATTTTCTTTTTCTGTAGGTAAAATATATTTTGATGCTCTCATGCCGGCCTAACGGAAGAAATCGTAGTAGCTGACATAGAACCCGAGACCTAGGAGAAAGAAGAATCCGATCCTTAGAATCCCTTCCATCACTCGTTGGGGCAAGGGTCTACCGGCCACCGCTTCGTATGCGAAGAAAACGATATGTCCACCGTCGGCTACGGGAATCGGAAGTAAATTCATAATCATCAAAGCGATCGAAATCTTAGCTACGAATTCCCAATAATCCAAGAGACCATTGCCCATAAAATACTGCGATGCCTTAAAGAGACCCACCGGACCGGAGAGGCTGTCCTTCACCTTGATCAGGCCGGAGAAAAGCATCCCCAAACCTCTCAGATTGTCGGAGATCATTTTGACGGTGTCCTTTCCGGATTGAACGAAGGCTTCCGTAAAGGAAAGCTTTCGGTCCATTCGCTCTTCGCTGACGTACATGGTCGCACGGAAACCGAGTAGGCCGATATTCCTTAAATTCAAAGTAGCGTCCCAGGCTTCTCCTTTGATCTGCAACCGAACTCTTTCTCCGGATCGTGTCCGAACCTCATCCAGAAAATCCTCGAAATTCTCGAAGGTTTTTCCGTCCAATTTCAGGTTCCGCAGTTTCAACTTCACTTCCGGATCGTAGCTCAATAGATTCCGAGAAGAGGGAGAGAGTTCCGGATACTTCGCATCCTTCAAATTCTTGAACTCTACCACGAATGCGGGAAGGACAGGCATTTCCACTTGGACTTTTTCCCGGGACCAGGGATTGAGCAGAGGGTATTTCTTGCGGTCGATTTCCAAGCGGACCTTTTCTTTCTGGAATTTGCCGAGGGTCTCCTGCAATTGAGGAACGGTATGCACTTCTATACCGTTCACGGAAAGAATCCTGTCCCCATCGTTCAGATAGTCCAGGGCTCTTGCCTGAAGGATTTTCTGGCGTTCCTTTGCCTCCATCAGAGCGGTTTGTTCCGCGGGGAGTTCGTTCCCTACGGCGATGCGTTCCATCCTTTCCCTTTGGTATCGTTCCGCTTCCTTGTTCTTATCCAATTTGGAGGAAAGCCAATGAACCATACGGTCGCTTACGTCGAATTCCGC
This genomic stretch from Leptospira fletcheri harbors:
- a CDS encoding adenylate/guanylate cyclase domain-containing protein, translated to MSESKSPFKPSILDLVFGSLTAIGILAHLYYAFLSNSPFALNVLLGGAALLFSSAYFFYKFLEKIVKDKQAIGSLWLALIVSFLVFDLYVVFTPFADLEESSVSWRFNLARGGITKSEKESDAGTIEYIKYQPPPGARRDIQIIGITTNTLEKLEGVWPLPWKNYANIIDKFKKTSNLLMFDIFFVDYKPGQTEEMAKALDGNPRVMFDYPMETSLESKEAIINLEKRIEVLSKFKLQNVTDPDDVGQPWLKFPQPPIEPVGSRSAGLGFANIKKDESGLNRRMPLVAKLVNSGPFKETEYYPSIDLIIACKYYGVDVQKDTEVVMGKYIKIKNIPQKTITNFDFKTMKRETNDIMAKPNSTREVTIPIDAYGQMEINFAGGLFSFRNTELFEVVQMWDEEAAAQVENNIFLVAMYYATGRGAAKDTHLSPFGDMSGIEHHAHAINTILNQDFLLEIPEWGSFLIYFGMALLVGLVLPRLRTSWGFLFIIALALVYSVIALVNFTEFNIVHIFPSVILEQLFIFVGIIGYKILTEEENVKYIRSTFSKFVSKDVVDELLKNPDNLNLGGSKRDITIFFSDIRGFTTMSEKMGPEELVQFLNQYLSEMTEIIIEFKGTIDKYMGDAIMAFWGAPVPLEDHAYYACAASIAQMRRLAVLKEEWKSRDLPVMDIGIGLNSGPAVVGNMGSSHRMDYTCMGDTINLGSRLEGSNKEYATNIIISEYTYEKVKDRVIARELDLVKVKGKTKPVRIYELIDLVNEEDLKLLRRPLSGAEQS
- the dxs gene encoding 1-deoxy-D-xylulose-5-phosphate synthase: MQQEQSNLEGIRIPADLRKLPPEELPRLCAEVRNYIIDTLSGVGGHFASNLGVVELTVALHYVFDTPTDRLIWDVGHQTYPHKILTGRKEKLSTVRKFKGLSGFPKREESIYDLYNTGHAGTSISQALGEAVARDLTGKSYNVVGIIGDASIATGMALEAMNHAGHLKKDLIVVLNDNYMSISKNVGSISNYLNNIISSHFYLNWKRIFYTFLKWLPIVGPAMESFFRRVEKGFKDVFTPGGLFEDLGFVYIGPEDGHDVIRLVTMLKKIKSMKGPILFHVITQKGKGYVPAEKDPIKYHGVTPFRKEDGAMESGDDSKISYSKIVGKVLTQLTEKNPKIAAITPAMIEGSGLGEYVNRFPDHVFDVGIAEQHSVAFAGAMTNGDIVPYMCIYSTFLTRAMDQLVEDVSLMNLPVRFVIDRAGCVGPDGETHQGLFDLSYLLSLPNMDVFVPSSGQDLVDSLRFMETYDKSPIAIRFPKASVDTSDLNFSSSADLKPGTFRVLQRGTDIALLSVGSLLEEAKKAAAILEGEGLSVTLIDLVWLRPLGKEALDEELSKVGHFAILDESYIDGGASGYLLNRISPECLGRFLKTFGFPSEPIHHGERKEILLQYGLDGNGIARSLLQIVGKEAVHGKRN
- the trpA gene encoding tryptophan synthase subunit alpha; its protein translation is MSAIQSVFSEKASVFIPYISLGDPDYESCVDWADALIRGGAGILELGIPFSDPVADGPVIQKAFQRALAHPFSMDQILDTTAKIYSKHPHVPLVYLTYFNPIYRYGFETFAEKAKTSGIQGLIIPDLPYDAIESEELFQSLKKRGIDLIHLVTPATKPERMKGIRHFASGFVYYVTSYGVTGERKSVSEGLEERIRLTKKTFSLPVCAGFGISTSEQAARISEYADGIIIGSAVQRIIEENGRNRETCVEKLREFSASVSSSLRGREAVS
- a CDS encoding proline--tRNA ligase, encoding MRASKYILPTEKENPSDAVVASHRLMIRAGLVRKSGSGFYFFLPMGLRVLKKIENIVRQEMDATGALEFELPILTPSEFWEQSGRWSAMGPEMFRVKDRHDQWYALGPTHEESFSYLLKPLLKSYKDLPVNVYQIHTKFRDEIRPRFGVIRSREFIMKDAYSFHLDDASLDSTYQDMRTAYRKIFQRCGLKTIPVQADSGSMGGSASEEFMVVSPIGEETLLLCGNCGYNSNSEKTPFVLPKDFHTKGPKEKKEVPTPGKKSIQEVAELLSVSPEDTIKTVALKNGKESVLVFLRGDLELNENKLKTALKWADLEMVPETELRGAGLVPGYIGPSDAKAPFRTILDASIRKDEAYVVGAGKEDAHIVGYVPEKEMASGAEVLDVALTREGDPCPDCGTPLKAEKGIEVGHIFKLGDKYAKAFQIQVLDQQGKARTLTMGCYGIGVNRTMATVIEQCNDEKGIHWPISIAPYEVALVTLGKGPEQEAKSKEFYDALCDEGFEVFWDDRDLGPGFKFKDSELIGFPIRVTVGKKFFETGEISLYDRKRDREEIFPFSGFDDLISRVERLRQELVQDLSGE
- a CDS encoding tetratricopeptide repeat protein; the encoded protein is MENLTPNDALEAAKFFYKAGDIDRSEFLLKSFLEHKEDHEAYFFLGLIENQRANWQRGLYYFYRSVEINSEYGNPCNEIGILLLRMGRERESVYWLKKSLRCILNDAPHISLFNLATLYKIWNRPERSLQYLHKAIVIKPDFEEAKRLREELNTGI
- a CDS encoding site-2 protease family protein, with amino-acid sequence MLTLIFGAVFMLALCIFIHELGHLVMGWLVGVKARVFSIGYGRGIWKKQIGETTFQITGIPIGGYVLFKGDEYGSNVKGEKGEFLSTPPLKRMIPVIGGPLFNLILGFLIVFGLYLYGHNPSGNRIYLEPAYNEFSPGYQAGLRSGDRILAVNGIPTETKYELVSELGLSKGKQVSLSVEREGKKFEVTVPDSYLGIEFAGERWVEAEFDVSDRMVHWLSSKLDKNKEAERYQRERMERIAVGNELPAEQTALMEAKERQKILQARALDYLNDGDRILSVNGIEVHTVPQLQETLGKFQKEKVRLEIDRKKYPLLNPWSREKVQVEMPVLPAFVVEFKNLKDAKYPELSPSSRNLLSYDPEVKLKLRNLKLDGKTFENFEDFLDEVRTRSGERVRLQIKGEAWDATLNLRNIGLLGFRATMYVSEERMDRKLSFTEAFVQSGKDTVKMISDNLRGLGMLFSGLIKVKDSLSGPVGLFKASQYFMGNGLLDYWEFVAKISIALMIMNLLPIPVADGGHIVFFAYEAVAGRPLPQRVMEGILRIGFFFLLGLGFYVSYYDFFR
- the trpB gene encoding tryptophan synthase subunit beta yields the protein MAKDRGFTGKEGYYGEFGGRYAPEILTRALDELETAYRRLKKSKKFEKELEYYRRNYIGRPSPLTYAENLTKAWGGARIWLKREDLNHTGAHKINNAIGQGLIAKSMGKRRVIAETGAGQHGVATATVGALFGFDTVVYMGEEDLRRQKLNEIRMQMLGAKVVGVSAGTATLKDATSEAMRDWALNVDHTHYIVGSAIGPHPFPMIVRDFQAIIGVESKKQFRKAEDKLPDAVVACVGGGSNAIGIFYEFLKDKKVKLYGVEAGGRGTSPGEHSATMLFGKTGFLHGTKTLVIQDENGQVLPAHSVSAGLDYPGVGPEHAYLHETGRVSYESVSDENALDAFLEVCRVEGIIPALETAHAFRFARDLAKDLGKKKDILICLSGRGDKDVAEVARLTGILKGEIL